A window of the Ipomoea triloba cultivar NCNSP0323 chromosome 14, ASM357664v1 genome harbors these coding sequences:
- the LOC116005278 gene encoding cytokinin riboside 5'-monophosphate phosphoribohydrolase LOG1-like, which produces MEVGNKEKEALQQSKFKRICVFCGSSPGKKNSYKEAAIELGKELVSRNIDLVYGGGSIGLMGLVSQAVYNGGRHVLGVIPKTLLPREITGETVGEVKAVADMHQRKAEMAKHSDAFIALPGGYGTLEELLEVIAWAQLGIHDKPVGLLNVEGYYNSLLTFIDKAVEEGFISPNARQIFVSAPNAKELMNELEEYNPCHERVASKQKWEKDQLNY; this is translated from the exons ATGGAGGTGGGAAATAAGGAGAAAGAAGCATTACAACAGTCCAAATTCAAAAGAATTTGTGTGTTCTGTGGCAGTAGCCCTGGCAAGAAGAATTCCTATAAAGAAGCAGCCATTGAACTTGGCAAAGAACTG GTATCAAGGAATATAGACTTAGTGTATGGAGGAGGAAGCATTGGGTTGATGGGACTGGTCTCTCAAGCTGTTTACAATGGTGGCCGTCATGTCCTTGG AGTTATTCCCAAGACTCTTCTGCCAAGAGAG ATAACTGGGGAAACAGTGGGAGAAGTAAAGGCTGTAGCTGATATGCACCAGAGGAAAGCTGAGATGGCTAAGCATTCTGATGCCTTTATTGCTTTACCTG GTGGGTATGGAACTCTAGAAGAGCTTCTTGAAGTCATAGCTTGGGCTCAACTTGGCATCCATGATAAAccg GTGGGGTTACTGAATGTAGAAGGTTACTATAATTCTCTGCTCACATTTATTGACAAAGCTGTAGAAGAAGGATTCATCAGCCCAAATGCGCGCCAAATTTTCGTCTCAGCCCCTAATGCAAAAGAGCTAATGAATGAATTGGAg GAGTACAATCCCTGCCATGAACGAGTTGCATCAAAGCAGAAGTGGGAAAAGGATCaattaaattactaa